Proteins found in one Sporosarcina jeotgali genomic segment:
- a CDS encoding SIMPL domain-containing protein produces MCEQRQTMIVTGNGAIHAEPDQGTIQIGITTHAEQLTDAQAENTERSKSVVDRLTALGIQQSEIQTSHFSVSPQYDYIDGQQRFRNYEVQHQLHVTVKDISKIGEIIDAAVQSSATEVSAVQFGISNSSELYEHALSKAVQNAQTHAKALAHEAEVVLNQVPLHIQEEAGNSVMPYPIQMAKMSAAPGIEPGTLEIQATVTVTYSYR; encoded by the coding sequence ATGTGTGAGCAGCGTCAGACTATGATTGTTACGGGAAATGGAGCAATTCATGCCGAACCAGATCAAGGTACGATACAAATTGGAATTACGACACATGCAGAACAACTAACAGATGCTCAGGCAGAAAATACTGAACGTTCTAAGTCTGTAGTGGATCGGCTTACAGCACTCGGAATACAGCAGAGTGAAATTCAAACTTCTCATTTTTCAGTTTCTCCTCAATATGATTACATTGATGGACAGCAGCGTTTTCGTAATTACGAAGTCCAGCACCAGCTGCATGTGACTGTAAAAGATATTTCTAAGATTGGAGAAATCATCGATGCTGCAGTGCAGTCTAGTGCAACAGAAGTATCTGCCGTACAGTTCGGCATTTCAAATTCCTCAGAGCTTTATGAGCACGCGTTAAGTAAAGCTGTGCAAAATGCTCAAACACATGCAAAGGCGCTTGCGCATGAGGCAGAAGTAGTGCTTAATCAGGTACCTTTGCACATCCAAGAAGAGGCAGGAAATAGTGTGATGCCGTATCCAATTCAAATGGCAAAGATGAGTGCAGCTCCTGGAATTGAACCGGGGACATTAGAAATCCAAGCAACTGTCACAGTAACGTATAGTTATCGTTAA
- the ypfJ gene encoding KPN_02809 family neutral zinc metallopeptidase, which translates to MKWRGRRESTNVEDRRGKGSTAIVGGGIGTVVIALVVLFLGGDPSELLGSITGGDTTQNQPYEETAEERELADFVSVVLADTEDVWSEVFAEEGMTYEDPKLVMYTGSVQSACGSASSAVGPFYCPGDEKLYIDLSFYDELKTNFKAPGDFAMAYVIAHEVGHHVQKQLGTSDKMNALRNRLSKEEYNKYSVRLELQADYYAGVWAGRAKQMDLLEKGDLQEALTAASAVGDDTIQKRSQGYVVPESFTHGTSKQRQDWFYKGFETGTIEGGNTFAGLNF; encoded by the coding sequence ATGAAATGGCGCGGACGAAGAGAAAGTACAAACGTAGAAGATCGGAGAGGTAAAGGCAGTACAGCTATTGTCGGCGGCGGCATCGGCACCGTCGTCATAGCCTTGGTTGTTTTGTTCCTGGGCGGTGATCCATCCGAATTGCTAGGTTCGATAACCGGAGGAGACACAACTCAAAACCAGCCCTACGAAGAAACAGCAGAAGAACGCGAGCTGGCAGACTTTGTGTCAGTTGTGCTTGCGGACACAGAAGATGTATGGTCTGAAGTATTTGCCGAAGAAGGCATGACTTATGAAGACCCGAAATTGGTCATGTATACGGGCAGCGTCCAATCTGCTTGCGGATCCGCAAGTTCAGCAGTCGGACCTTTCTACTGTCCAGGTGACGAAAAGCTTTATATCGATTTAAGTTTTTACGATGAACTAAAAACAAATTTCAAAGCCCCTGGTGACTTTGCGATGGCTTACGTTATTGCCCACGAGGTCGGGCACCACGTACAAAAACAGCTTGGCACAAGTGATAAGATGAATGCACTGCGTAACCGTTTAAGCAAAGAAGAATATAACAAGTACTCCGTAAGACTCGAATTACAAGCCGATTACTATGCGGGAGTATGGGCAGGCCGGGCAAAACAAATGGATTTACTCGAAAAAGGTGATTTGCAAGAAGCCTTGACTGCAGCAAGCGCGGTTGGTGACGATACCATTCAAAAACGTTCTCAAGGATATGTGGTTCCGGAAAGCTTCACACACGGTACTTCTAAACAGCGCCAAGATTGGTTTTATAAAGGCTTTGAAACCGGAACAATCGAAGGCGGCAATACATTTGCAGGATTGAATTTCTGA
- a CDS encoding NAD(P)/FAD-dependent oxidoreductase, with the protein MKLTTGQTYWDKTAAPAAHFPLLNENHTTEILIIGGGMSGTLAACKLAESGKRVTVIDRAEVGRGSSSANTGLLQYASDTMLSEFVDRIGEEDAVLFYKMCLESMNQLTEIASKLPETTGYRLRDSIYYASTQNDADKLKREYGFLNKYNFPAEYLNHTQLLEQYEIDKPAALRTWHDAEVNPYQFIQALTEENLKMGVTYFEHTSIDMDSLNDTSVLTETGAQITFDSLIIATGYSNLYSELNGKAQINQTFAIATKPIKGELWKDNVMVWETKKPYLYFRTAPGGRMIAGGLDEESSDLHDDPELIQQKGQEILDEIKEMFPKLDVEIDDAWNSLFGISKDGLPFMGASSQHDNVYYLLGFEGNGTCYSMAGAAIIQDLLDEKPNPYAHIVRPSR; encoded by the coding sequence ATGAAACTGACAACAGGACAAACGTATTGGGATAAAACAGCGGCACCAGCTGCTCATTTTCCACTACTGAATGAAAATCATACCACAGAAATTTTGATAATAGGCGGAGGCATGTCCGGGACATTAGCAGCCTGTAAATTGGCGGAATCCGGTAAGCGTGTAACTGTTATCGATCGTGCTGAAGTTGGAAGAGGGAGCAGTTCTGCAAATACGGGACTTCTTCAATATGCCAGTGATACGATGCTCTCAGAATTTGTAGATAGGATTGGTGAAGAGGATGCCGTTCTGTTCTACAAAATGTGTCTGGAATCGATGAATCAGTTAACAGAGATTGCATCTAAATTACCGGAAACGACCGGATATCGGTTACGTGATAGTATTTATTATGCTTCAACACAGAATGATGCGGATAAATTAAAAAGAGAATATGGCTTCTTAAATAAATACAATTTTCCAGCGGAGTATTTGAATCATACTCAGTTATTGGAGCAATATGAGATCGATAAACCGGCAGCCTTGAGAACATGGCACGATGCTGAAGTGAATCCTTATCAATTCATCCAAGCACTAACAGAGGAAAATTTGAAAATGGGTGTGACTTATTTTGAGCATACTTCAATAGACATGGATTCCTTGAACGATACATCGGTCTTAACAGAAACAGGCGCTCAGATTACCTTCGACTCATTAATCATTGCGACGGGGTACAGTAACCTGTACAGCGAACTGAATGGAAAAGCGCAGATCAATCAGACCTTTGCAATTGCGACAAAACCGATCAAAGGGGAGTTGTGGAAAGATAATGTCATGGTTTGGGAAACCAAAAAGCCATACTTATATTTCCGAACGGCCCCTGGCGGCAGAATGATTGCAGGAGGTCTAGACGAAGAATCGAGTGATTTGCACGATGATCCTGAATTGATTCAGCAAAAAGGCCAGGAAATTTTAGATGAAATAAAAGAAATGTTTCCAAAGCTGGATGTAGAGATTGACGATGCGTGGAATTCCTTATTTGGCATCTCTAAAGATGGACTGCCATTTATGGGAGCCTCGTCTCAACACGACAATGTCTATTACTTGCTTGGATTTGAAGGGAATGGAACTTGCTATTCAATGGCCGGTGCTGCAATTATTCAGGATTTACTGGATGAGAAGCCGAATCCATATGCACACATCGTCAGACCGAGTCGCTAA
- a CDS encoding purine/pyrimidine permease: MKQLAGGIQWAVFLMASSIAAPIAIAHVFGMDSGDTALFLQRTIFVLGVACLLQAFLGHKLPINEGPAGLWWGIFVVYAGMVGVFYSTPHDALQALQSGMLYSGVLFIILAAAGVITKMKKLFTPAITFTYLMLLILQLSGTFIKGMAGVETAEDVIDLRVAAGSLLVLILTFVAMGNKREWVSKYAVLLSIVAGWGIFAVIGRAPRVEMGTGQIIELPKMFVYGPPVWDGGVAVTAVFITLLLIANMLASIRVMENLLKQKFSMQVEDRVRQGSFVSGINHLLSGVFSAIGPVPISGAAGFVSTTGMATMLPFIVGSALIVVITFFPAIMAVFAALPAPVAYAVTFAIFTKMVSMAFSELDEDEEKERARKAVAIGLMTGVGIMFVPSASFAQLPAVLASVLSNGLITGTVVAIIIEQLSLRKKTQN, translated from the coding sequence ATGAAACAACTGGCAGGAGGCATACAATGGGCTGTATTTTTAATGGCATCTTCAATTGCTGCACCCATTGCGATTGCTCATGTATTCGGCATGGATTCAGGGGATACCGCTCTGTTCTTGCAACGGACTATCTTTGTATTAGGTGTTGCTTGTCTTTTGCAAGCATTTCTGGGGCACAAATTGCCAATCAATGAAGGACCAGCCGGTTTATGGTGGGGTATTTTCGTTGTCTACGCAGGAATGGTCGGCGTGTTTTACAGTACTCCTCACGATGCGCTGCAAGCACTTCAAAGCGGTATGCTTTACAGTGGAGTATTATTCATTATTCTCGCAGCAGCAGGTGTCATTACGAAAATGAAAAAATTGTTTACACCCGCAATTACTTTTACGTATTTAATGTTGCTCATATTGCAATTGAGCGGAACGTTTATCAAAGGCATGGCGGGCGTGGAAACTGCAGAAGACGTAATTGACCTGCGAGTTGCAGCGGGAAGTTTACTCGTGTTAATCCTCACATTTGTTGCGATGGGGAACAAAAGAGAATGGGTTTCCAAATACGCCGTATTGTTATCCATTGTTGCAGGATGGGGGATTTTTGCAGTGATTGGAAGGGCACCCCGTGTTGAAATGGGAACAGGTCAAATTATTGAACTGCCAAAAATGTTTGTCTATGGACCGCCAGTTTGGGATGGTGGAGTTGCGGTGACAGCGGTATTCATAACTCTATTGTTAATTGCGAATATGCTGGCATCCATCCGTGTAATGGAAAACTTGCTTAAACAGAAGTTTTCCATGCAAGTAGAAGATCGTGTGCGGCAAGGCTCATTTGTATCAGGTATTAACCATTTATTATCCGGTGTTTTTTCAGCCATTGGTCCAGTACCGATTTCAGGCGCTGCAGGTTTTGTTTCAACAACGGGCATGGCCACGATGCTGCCGTTCATCGTCGGAAGTGCTCTGATTGTTGTAATAACGTTTTTCCCAGCAATTATGGCTGTATTTGCAGCACTGCCCGCACCAGTTGCGTATGCCGTTACGTTTGCAATTTTTACGAAGATGGTATCTATGGCGTTTTCAGAATTGGACGAGGACGAAGAGAAAGAACGCGCGAGAAAAGCAGTTGCCATTGGGTTAATGACTGGCGTAGGAATTATGTTTGTTCCTTCCGCGAGCTTTGCGCAATTGCCTGCAGTTCTGGCTTCTGTACTATCTAATGGGTTAATCACAGGAACGGTTGTCGCAATTATCATAGAGCAATTGTCCTTGCGGAAAAAAACACAAAACTAA
- a CDS encoding GTPase, with protein MGSQFDEMRQRLQHIGNLSNYIEELFTKLPGNLISEKQRKKMMEIMMDDDELQNLLEGLKNPRPPRFVLVGRTGVGKSSLINALSGRYLAEVSEVEIGTKEAKRYAYEADGHVYFEVIDTRGIGESETFDTKAEDTLKDVIQSFKPDAVLFLQKATERAHIDKDVAVTKKIMKKAAEGLPLVAVITQVDDLNPSRVKEPGNYPSAKVQLITDKTEQLKRIFEQHNLEASAFLPVSSYIEWSDDEDTNRAIEFDGRYGIEELIDFLEDSLDVRAAIHLGLSIRLNTISERIAHRFIKVFTALAGTVALSPLIATDIAVLLALQSILLMIIAYLSGRELDFKTAREVLVSLGGIGATGFTLRMIAQQGSKFANLVIPGAGSAISASIASGGTYAIGKAAVAYFLSGADEKELKAIVKKARTEYEEDMIE; from the coding sequence ATGGGATCCCAATTTGACGAAATGCGTCAGCGGCTTCAGCATATCGGAAATTTATCTAACTATATTGAAGAGCTATTTACAAAACTGCCCGGTAATTTAATTTCCGAAAAACAACGGAAGAAAATGATGGAAATCATGATGGACGATGACGAACTGCAAAACCTGCTGGAAGGACTCAAAAATCCACGCCCTCCGCGTTTTGTATTAGTCGGGAGAACAGGTGTCGGAAAAAGCAGTCTTATTAATGCTCTGAGCGGCCGGTATCTAGCTGAAGTGAGTGAAGTGGAGATCGGCACGAAAGAGGCAAAGCGGTACGCCTATGAAGCAGATGGACATGTGTACTTTGAAGTAATTGACACTCGAGGAATTGGTGAATCGGAAACGTTCGATACGAAAGCTGAGGATACATTAAAAGATGTCATTCAATCATTCAAGCCGGATGCTGTTCTGTTTTTACAAAAGGCAACGGAACGGGCACATATCGATAAAGACGTGGCGGTCACTAAAAAGATTATGAAAAAGGCAGCAGAAGGGCTTCCACTGGTTGCCGTCATCACCCAAGTGGATGATTTGAATCCCTCCCGCGTGAAAGAACCTGGAAACTATCCATCCGCAAAAGTTCAATTGATCACTGATAAAACAGAACAGCTGAAACGAATTTTTGAACAGCATAACTTGGAAGCGTCTGCGTTTCTGCCCGTTTCTTCATATATTGAATGGTCGGATGATGAAGACACTAACCGCGCAATTGAATTTGATGGACGGTATGGAATTGAGGAACTCATCGATTTTTTAGAAGACAGCCTGGACGTTCGGGCAGCCATTCATCTAGGGTTATCGATTCGACTGAACACCATTTCTGAACGAATTGCCCATCGTTTCATAAAAGTCTTCACTGCATTAGCCGGAACAGTCGCATTGAGTCCCCTAATTGCGACAGACATCGCTGTTTTATTGGCATTGCAGTCTATTTTACTAATGATTATCGCTTACCTTTCAGGACGTGAACTGGACTTTAAAACCGCACGGGAAGTTCTTGTTTCTTTAGGCGGGATTGGTGCAACCGGTTTTACGCTGCGCATGATTGCCCAGCAAGGAAGTAAGTTTGCAAACCTTGTCATTCCAGGGGCAGGTTCTGCGATTAGCGCGAGTATTGCAAGCGGCGGTACGTATGCAATTGGAAAAGCCGCTGTTGCTTACTTTTTAAGCGGAGCTGATGAAAAAGAGTTAAAAGCGATTGTAAAAAAGGCACGTACCGAATATGAAGAAGATATGATCGAGTAG
- the ltrA gene encoding group II intron reverse transcriptase/maturase has translation MLMEQILSRENLLSALKRVERNKGSHGVDEMPVQNLRTHIVKHWESMKMELLEGTYEPQPVRRVEIPKPDGGVRLLGIPTVIDRLIQQAIAQILTSLYDPTFSDHSYGFRPKRSAHDAVRKAKGYLTEGNRWVVDIDLEKFFDKVNHDRLMGTLAKRIQDKRLLKLIRKYLKSGIMIHGVVTNSEEGTPQGGPLSPLLSNIVLDELDKELERRGHLFVRYADDCNIYVKTEKAGRRVMNSVTSFIEAKLKLKVNGNKSAVDRPWKRKFLGFSFTVGKEPKVRIAKESVKRMKNKIREITSRKKPYSLEYRMKKLNQYLMGWCGYFALADTPSVFTKFDSWIRRRLRMCMWKDWKKPSTKVRKLVGLGAPKGKAYEWGNSRKSYWRISKSPILHRTLGNSYWSSQGLKSLISRYETLRQQS, from the coding sequence ATGTTGATGGAGCAGATACTATCACGGGAAAATCTACTTTCTGCCCTAAAAAGGGTAGAGCGAAATAAAGGTAGCCATGGCGTGGATGAAATGCCCGTACAAAACCTACGAACGCATATCGTGAAGCATTGGGAGTCCATGAAAATGGAACTGTTAGAGGGAACTTATGAACCGCAACCAGTCCGCAGGGTCGAAATCCCGAAACCTGACGGTGGCGTGCGATTATTAGGCATCCCTACTGTGATAGACCGGCTCATTCAACAAGCGATTGCCCAAATTCTCACTTCGTTATATGACCCAACGTTTTCAGACCATAGCTATGGCTTTCGTCCAAAACGAAGCGCCCATGACGCGGTAAGAAAGGCGAAAGGATACTTAACAGAAGGAAATCGCTGGGTAGTCGATATAGACTTGGAGAAATTCTTCGATAAAGTGAACCATGATCGACTCATGGGGACACTGGCGAAACGGATTCAAGATAAACGTTTACTGAAGTTAATCCGTAAATATCTGAAGTCAGGCATCATGATACATGGCGTGGTGACGAATAGTGAAGAAGGGACACCACAAGGTGGTCCACTTAGTCCTCTACTTTCTAATATAGTCTTAGATGAATTAGACAAAGAATTAGAAAGAAGGGGTCACCTATTCGTCCGTTATGCCGATGACTGTAATATCTATGTGAAAACAGAGAAAGCAGGGCGTCGGGTGATGAACTCTGTGACTTCATTTATTGAAGCGAAACTGAAGTTGAAAGTGAATGGAAATAAATCCGCAGTTGACCGTCCCTGGAAGAGGAAATTTCTTGGTTTCAGCTTCACCGTTGGTAAAGAACCTAAAGTTCGTATTGCCAAAGAAAGTGTTAAACGGATGAAGAATAAAATCCGTGAGATTACTTCTCGGAAGAAACCTTACTCGTTAGAGTATCGGATGAAGAAACTCAACCAATATCTGATGGGATGGTGTGGATATTTCGCTCTGGCAGATACGCCAAGTGTGTTTACTAAATTCGATTCGTGGATTCGAAGAAGACTACGCATGTGTATGTGGAAGGATTGGAAGAAACCCAGCACTAAAGTGAGGAAACTCGTAGGATTAGGTGCCCCGAAAGGGAAAGCTTATGAATGGGGGAACTCTCGGAAAAGTTACTGGAGAATTTCTAAAAGCCCAATACTACACAGAACCCTTGGGAACTCCTACTGGAGTTCCCAAGGGCTCAAAAGTCTAATATCTCGTTACGAAACTTTGCGTCAGCAATCTTAA
- a CDS encoding pyridoxamine 5'-phosphate oxidase family protein, translating into MNAKETAQNILDKSHIGTMSTVEANKPFSRYMTFYHEDFTLYTATSKKTEKVDELEKNPNTHILLGYNDEGYGDAFLEISGTVTITDEERLKEKIWNEHMKPWFDGPEDPNLVILKVSPDSIRVMNKKGEEPQTITF; encoded by the coding sequence ATGAATGCAAAAGAAACTGCACAAAACATTTTGGACAAAAGTCATATCGGAACGATGTCAACAGTAGAGGCAAACAAGCCTTTCAGCAGATATATGACGTTTTATCATGAAGATTTTACATTGTACACAGCGACATCTAAAAAGACAGAAAAAGTGGATGAGCTTGAAAAGAATCCAAACACACATATTTTACTTGGATACAATGATGAAGGATATGGAGATGCCTTCTTAGAAATTTCAGGTACGGTCACAATTACAGATGAAGAGCGTTTAAAAGAAAAGATTTGGAACGAACATATGAAACCTTGGTTTGATGGACCGGAAGATCCGAATTTAGTCATTTTAAAAGTATCCCCTGATTCAATACGGGTGATGAACAAAAAAGGGGAAGAGCCCCAAACCATTACGTTTTAA
- the brnQ gene encoding branched-chain amino acid transport system II carrier protein produces MTFKKNFIIGLMLFALFLGAGNIIFPPKLGQLAGSDLAIAMFGFLITGVGLPLLAILAIAHAGGDLRSIADRVHPAFGLVFTMIVYLAIGPFFGIPRTATVSYEIGISPFLSGEIAAAQWPLLVFSILFFAITIGLAFNPAKLVDRIGKFLTPVLFLVIALLAVKSFADPIGTINPPDQTFGAHPFFKSFVEGYLTMDVIAALIFGSVITTAIQTEGVKTSKGLMKSMIVAGSIAAIGLSFVYISLGFIGATSLEAIGLQENGGIVLSLASELLYGSFGPIILAITILFACLTTSVGLVSACAQFFSKVVPALSYKKFVVIFAVFSTIVANVGLTQLISLSIPVLLMIYPLAIVLMLLSFIDKAFGRRPIVYALALIGTALVSIFDGLAGGGIVIEPVVNVLQHLPLHEQQIGWLIPAIIGAVIGYIITLATPAITAKG; encoded by the coding sequence TTGACGTTTAAAAAGAATTTCATCATCGGTTTAATGCTTTTTGCGTTATTCCTTGGTGCAGGAAATATTATTTTTCCTCCCAAATTAGGACAATTAGCAGGAAGTGACCTTGCAATAGCGATGTTCGGCTTTCTAATAACAGGCGTTGGCTTACCGTTATTGGCAATTTTGGCAATTGCACATGCAGGAGGCGACCTGCGCTCAATTGCTGATCGCGTTCACCCGGCTTTTGGCCTCGTTTTTACAATGATTGTATATTTGGCGATTGGTCCGTTTTTTGGAATTCCACGCACCGCAACTGTTTCATATGAAATTGGAATCTCGCCATTTTTATCTGGCGAAATAGCTGCAGCGCAATGGCCGCTCCTTGTGTTCAGTATTCTGTTTTTTGCGATTACTATAGGGCTGGCATTTAACCCGGCAAAACTAGTTGACCGTATAGGCAAGTTTTTAACACCGGTTTTGTTCTTAGTAATCGCACTCCTTGCTGTCAAAAGCTTTGCAGATCCAATTGGAACCATTAATCCTCCAGATCAAACATTCGGCGCCCATCCTTTCTTTAAGAGTTTTGTTGAGGGCTATTTAACAATGGATGTCATTGCAGCACTGATATTTGGAAGTGTTATCACAACGGCAATTCAAACTGAAGGTGTAAAAACGTCAAAAGGTCTCATGAAGTCCATGATTGTAGCAGGAAGTATTGCTGCAATCGGTTTGAGTTTTGTTTACATATCTCTAGGGTTTATAGGGGCTACCAGCCTTGAAGCAATAGGGCTTCAAGAAAATGGGGGTATTGTTTTATCACTTGCCTCTGAGCTGTTATACGGATCTTTTGGTCCAATTATTTTAGCGATTACAATTCTTTTCGCTTGTTTGACCACATCAGTTGGTTTAGTTTCCGCATGTGCTCAATTTTTCTCGAAAGTGGTACCCGCACTTTCGTACAAGAAATTTGTTGTGATTTTTGCGGTGTTCAGTACGATTGTTGCGAACGTTGGTCTTACTCAGCTAATTTCACTTTCTATCCCAGTTCTATTGATGATCTATCCGCTGGCTATCGTTTTAATGCTGCTGTCCTTTATTGATAAAGCATTCGGCAGAAGACCCATTGTTTATGCACTGGCATTAATCGGAACAGCACTGGTAAGCATTTTTGACGGCCTTGCAGGCGGGGGGATTGTCATCGAACCAGTAGTTAACGTGCTGCAGCATTTACCGCTGCATGAACAGCAGATTGGCTGGCTGATTCCTGCAATTATCGGAGCTGTTATCGGTTATATCATTACACTTGCTACTCCTGCAATAACAGCTAAGGGATGA